The genomic interval ATTACatagtgtaaaactgaatttcccctcacgggatgaataaagtatgtaTTCTTCTTAACCGCTCCCTGCTCCTtcacttttcctcttcctcactttGTACTCTGCAGGTGTGCGTGTGACCAGCATGTCTCACCTGCCCCCGGCAGCAGCCCCCGAGTCGTCTCGATCAGACCCATCTGAGCGGAGGACGCTGAGACATAAACACAGAGGACGATGAAGGTCATTACACTGATTGATGCTTCTGTcagagcgacacacacacatccctgagACACACTTCTGCTAACCTATCTCGTCACAGAGGAGCCAATCACGAGGTGCCGATTGTAACCAATCAAAGTAGGGCTCAGCTCTGTGTACAGCTGGATGTGCGTGTGTTCATTattgaaacacacactcaggaacacactgtttacacacacacacagattgctGTGTCTTTGCACACCTTAATCAAATTTCATCACTTAACTCCAGTTTTAAACTGACGTGTGTCACGTTCAGGCACACAACAACTGAGTCCTCACAAAGTGAATATCATTAGCTATCAAACAGATATAAAATCGATATCTCAATGACctttcaaaaatcaaaacaaacctgTACAAATACAGAGGTCACTCACCTGCAGTGCGAAGGTCACAGGCCAGAgccagctccagccccccgccCACAGCAACGCCGTCCACCGCCGCAATGGTGGGCATGGGCAACAATGCTGCGGGGGGAGGGGCGTAAAGAAAAAGAGGTTCATGTTTGTAAACACGCACACAGTAAcatgtctgagtgtttgtgtctcaccTATCTGAGTCATGAGGGATCTCAGGCTGTGAACAAACAGATCTGACTGAGTGTGATCCATCTGAGAGCGTTCCTTCAGGTCTGCCCCtgttagaacacacacacacacacacacacacacacacacacacacacacacacacacacacacacacacacacacacacgcacacgcacacgcacacacacacacacacacacacacacagaatcaaacTCACCTGTGTGTACATCACACACAAACGCCATCACACACAGACGCTGAGCTCTGACCTGCACAGAAAACACCTGGAACTGAGCTCCTGAAGACGACCACACGAGCTGCTTGGTCAGAGGACAGACAGGACACCAGCACCCTCATctgggcacacacacaggctgtcagagtgtgtgtgtgcgtgtgtgtgtgtgtgtccaagtgTGTCTGTGCATTAGCTCACCTGTGAGACAAACACATGTCCCAGAGCGTTTCTAGCTTTGTGTCGACACATCAGAACCTCGACGATCCCTGAAGGAGACAAACTGTTTGTAATCAGTCAGTAATCAGCAGTTAATGATCAACCGTAAGTGATCAGCAGTAAGTGTGTTAGTGATCAGCAGTAAGTGTTAGTGATCAGCAGTAAGTGTTAGTGATCAGCTGTAAGTGTGTTAGTGATCAGCAGTATGTTAGTGATCAGCAGTAAGTGTGTAAGTGCTCAGCAGTAAGTGTGTTAGTGATCAGCAGTAAGTGTGTTAGTGATCAACAGTAAGTGTGTTAGTGATCAGCAGTAAGTGTTAGTGATCAGCAGTATGTTAGTGATCAGCAGTAAGTGTTAGTGATCAGCAGTATGTTAGTGATCAGCAGTAAGTGTGTTAGTGATCAGCAGTAAGTGTGTTAGTGATCAACAGTAAGTATTTTAGTGATCAGCAGTAAGTGTTAGTGATCAGCAGTATGTTAGTGATCAGCAGTAAGTGTTAGTGATCAGCAGTAAGTGTGTTAGTGATCAGCAGTATGTTAGTGATCAGCAGTAAGTGTGTTAGTGATCAGCAGTAAGTGTGTTAGTGATCAGCAGTAAGTGTGTTAGTGATCAACAGTAAGTGTGTTAGTGATCAGCAGTAAGTGTGTTAGTGATCAGCAGTATGTTAGTGATCAGCAGTAAGTGTGTTAGTGATCAGCAGTATGTTAGTGATCAGCAGTAAGTGTGTTAGTGATCAGCAGTAAGTGTGTTAGTGATCAGCAGTAAGTGTGTTAGTGATCAACAGTAAGTGTGTTAGTGATCAGCAGTAAGTGTTAGTGATCAACAGTATGTTAGTGATCAGCAGTAAGTGTGTTAGTGATCAGCAGTATGTTAGTGATCAGCAGTAAGTGTGTTAGTGATCAACAGTAAGTATTTTAGTGATCAGCAGTAAGTGTTAGTGATCAGCAGTATGTTAGTGATCAGCAGTAAGTGTTAGTGATCAACAGTATGTTAGTGATCAGCAGTAAGTGTGTTAGTGATCAGCAGTATGTTAGTGATCAGCAGTAAGTGTGTTAGTGATCAACAGTAAGTGTGTTAGTGATCAGCAGTATGTTAGTGATCAGCAGTATGTTAGTGATCAGCAGTAAGTGTGTTAGTGATCAGCAGTAAGTGTGTTAGTGATCAACAGTAAGTGTGTTAGTGATCAGCAGTAAGTGTGTAAGTGCTCAGCAGTAAGTGTGTTAGTGCTCAGCAGTAAGTGTGTTAGTGATCAGCAGTAAGTGTGTAAGTGCTCAGCAGTAAGTGTGTTAGTGATCAGCAGTATGTTAGTGATCAGCTGTTAGTGATTAACACTGTTGTTGTCAATCTTTCCTCAGCCAGCATAAAAATGCTCCTGTCAGTGAACTGAATTAAAAGATGATTAATGATGAAGagtctttttaactttttcaacaCCACATGTTTTAATAATACAATATATTATTTTGACTTATTGTATTCAAAAGTTGTGTGTTAtagtgtgtaacagtgtgttattgtgtgaatCTGACAATAGTATGTCTCTCTACGGCCTTAAAGGTAATCAGTGTGTCTCTCCAGgtaacctctgtgtgtgtgtgtgtgtgtgtgtgtgtgtgtgtgtgtgtgtgtgtgtgtgtgtgtgtgtctacaggtaaacgtgtgtgtgtgtcaacaggCAAACTTAGTTGTGTCTCCAGGCAaactcggtgtgtgtgtgtgtgtgtttctacaggtaactatgtgtgtgtgtgtgtgtgtgtgtgtgtgtgcgcgtgtgtgtgtgtgtgtgttcgtaccGTCGTCCTCCCCCTCTAAACGCTTCAGATCCACCTCAAGCGGATCCGCAGCCTCCGTGTGCTGCCTGCGGCTCTGTGCGGGACTGTTCCACCGACCTTCGCCGGTATGACGTGCTGCTCCGTCCCGGAGGATCAGAGCGGAGGTCTGTTCACGTGTTTCCCGCAGGTTTAGAGGGAGCATCGGCCTGAAGGAGACGTGTTGCCCAGACAGTCTGCGGAGGAGAGCTGACATGATGACTGACAGTTTCGACAAGTCTGTTTGTGCACAGAACCCGGAAGTAAGAGGTTTCATCCAATCAGAGGTGGAGGGCAGATCCGAACTTTAGACTGGTTTATGTCAAAGCCATACTCTGGTTTAACTTGACTTACTGCTCTGAACCGAGTTAACTTTTTATGATACAGAACTGGCTTTATAAAACACAGGtttatatttactgtatatagGCTTTTACATAGGCCTATATTTCACATGAAAGAGTCTGTGGTTCAAACAGGACCACATGGCTCTAGACTGAGTTTATTCTGTAGTGGTAGAATTAACTTGAAGAGAcagttgtatttttaatatgttGTAAATAATAAAGGGTTATACACGAGTGCACTGCAGAAAGCTACAACATGACATCAGTTTGTTGTTTAGTGACTGATTTACAGTTTCACATTTATAATCGATGAGTTAATGTATGTTATGTTTGAGACAGTGAGGGCAGACTTTCCACTTTACATCATTAAACTGTAACTAACAgggttttaaataaaaacagtattttgtGTGAGTTATCACGTCAGTTTCATTTACAGTGCTAATGTCTCATGGGGGGGCATATGCATTAAAAAATGAGTGTTAGGTTGCAGCACCGTATGATATGCGCTCTAGTGCTCTTATGTAAGTTGCTAATAATGATGAATATGATTTGAATACATTAGAGTCCTCTGaagtaaaaactaaaataactgctgttatttaataatgaaacatttgacACGTAGTTTTAATATGGTCGGTTGTTagtttgttctgtgtttaaatgttttaaataacagGATTCTACACTTACATAATGTATGTTTGTAGGGTCTCCATCAGACTGAgacttttttaataaaattcTGTGAATAGAGTTGACTATGAATCATTGTGTGACTCAGTTTCTCTAAGGTTTCAGTAAAATGTTCTTTCTCCCCTTCCTCTGAGCACTCCAAGTTTGACTCACAGAGGATCATTTAGAAAGTCATGggttgttttcttcctctttaaaGGAGAAGTAGCACCTTTTCAGAAGTGCAGCAAACAATTAAGTGTTTTAAACCTGCCTTATTTaaaatgtccagcagggggcaactccAGAGTTGCTGCCTGTCAGTTGTTTTATTCCCTCATTAAACATTTTCCTAATGAGTTTATGGTCTCCATCTCTGGAATCAAGTATTCTTCAACACAACATGAGAAGGGAAAAGTTACGgggggctacctgtgattgacaggtcactACCATTCTTAAATCATTTCCGAACCTTAATATGTGGCATAATATTAGTCATGCCTCcttcttgtttattttgatttatccTTTACTTTAGCAGAGAGAACCCATTGAAACCGAGGTCTTTTTTCCAGGGATTCTCTGCAGCAATACAATACAAGAcagaacaataataatatacaaaacacagttaaaataataacaaataaattaataaacacACTGATTCGTACAGCCCACgccctttttaaaaagtcacacaGTGGAAATTACTTTCCTTTAGTAGTTCACACACtagctctttaaaaacactgtgcGATATAAGACAAGACAACTTAGaagtcattttaaaattgtttcaCATAATCGGTGTAGTATCACTAAAAGCAGTCTTTCCCCATTCAGTCCTCCTAATGCTTGGTATTTTTAAGGTGACCCAGTTTTGAGATCATGGTTGTTGGTATTAAGATGTTTGTAGACAGAAGAGAAGTCAGATGAGGAGCATCTTGACCAACAAGTGCCTTGAAAATAGACAGAATACTCTGCTGCTTTCTTCGTTGACCCAAAGAGGGCCAGTCTGCAGACCAATAGGTCACAATGGAGAGTACTAAACCTATCACCTGTAATAAAAAGAAGAGCACTATGATACAGCATCAAATGGCTTCATGACAGATGCACTTGCATGTGTATAGACTGAGACTTACATACAGAGTCAATGGGAGCGTCAGCCAGGTTGAGGTAAAGTTTTCCGTCTCGGCTCATGTGCAGTCTGACTGCATTATTGATCGGCTCTTTACAGgttacacaatcacacacagagtcagtgtgtgtgtgtgtgtgtgtgtgtgtgtgtgtgtgtgtgtgtgtgtgtgtgtgtgtctctgtctgtctgtctgtctgggaggataaacagaaagtgaaagtaTCAAACGTGTGTGACTCTCAGGTTGACGGGactcacacagaaagacacactgACAGGTTCAGAGGTTCAGTCTGAGTCTGACAGGTAAACAGAGATCAGTCACACCTGCGTCACCTGCTGCTTCTGGTCCTCTCAGGTGAACTAGACGGAAAACACATGATGTCTGACGTCTGattctgatacacacacacacgcacacgcacaaacacacacacacaaacacacacacacaaacacacacacacacacacacacactattaccAGTAGTATAGTGTTGCCTAAAGAAGTGAGTATACTCTTATTTTTTctcacaaatgtttgttttcaagtggcccatccagcagaggataaacagtgtttatctgtgttataaacagtgacatggaAGACTACTAGGGGTGGaaatcaccagaggccccatGATACGATATTATGACGATACTTGAGTCACGTTAAGATgcaatttttaacattttgcaatatgctgagaattgcaatacaatatattgcattcaacttttttaactgcatattatgtccacaaaaaataaactaaatcaagaactgttttgtcaaataagaaaacattttcagtctttTCATCTCACTTTTATCAACACTGTGATTGATTACagtaaaaccctgtaaaaggctgcGTGCACTTCACAATCTGAACAGTTGGTATTTCAGTCTTATCAAACTCAACTGGACACAAACATGTATGAACGACTGTACAATTGCAGTAATTATTAACAATTCAACTTGTTCCAAAATGAATTGTATAACCCCTCcagcaattaaaaacaaaaaaagcatatttactaatataataaaaatatcgatacttggGGGCCATGAATCGATATAATCGCCACGCAAAATATTGTGATACTATACTGTATCAATTTTTCCCCCTTGCCCTAAATCTCTTGCATATTTAGTCAGTGCGTGATAGTaagtagggagggtcatcccttcaccatcctagtAAAAAAATTGTAGCATACTACTGATTATTGTCAATCAATGGTTTGGACAAGAGGGGATTTAGAAGAAGTGGGAATACCGTATGGAAACTGAAATACAAGTGGGTATACTCCGTATACCTGTACCTGCACTACACCAGGGACTTTAACCACACCTCCATTACACTGATGACCcatttaaagattaaaagattTACCTTAAGATCGACAAGCCTTGAAAACTCTAATGCAGTTTATATTCAACAATAATATTTCTAGGTCCTAAACGTTTTtactattattttttaaagctttattttggGGCTTATTGCCTTAatttgataggacagtagatagatagagtggggaatgacatggaggaaaggagccacaggctggacttgaacctgggctgcctgcttggggGACTatggggcgcgacctaaccgctaggccatctacATGCCActattgtcttttctttaaataaataattcgtTTTTTCGTTACTCTGACTAATGTTTTCATTATAGGAGAGAAACAAATAACAGGACTAAAAAGGACCCCTACTACGAATAAACACCTACACACAGTATTCTCTGACTGTGACgctcagaggacagagagaagtCAGGTACTCTGGAGAGAAACACCTGGTGACGTAATAAGAGTCCtgcccactgtgtgtgtgtgtgtgtgtgtgtgtgtgtgtgtgtgtgtgtgtgtgtgtgtgtgtgtgtgtgtgtgtgtgtgtgtgcagttggaGGGTCACAGACTTAGCGCTGCTCAGTCTCTCACAGAGTGTGAGCAGAGCGGAAGCACGCGCTCCCCCATCAGTCTACCGGACAGCGGAGCAGCATAGTCCACCTATCCCAACACCTTCACCCCCTCACCACCCATCTGGCCTCATTGACCCGCTGAAGGACGACAGGGAGAGGGAGTCCTgcggagagcagcagcagagtctcGTGCGgaattctttttcttcttctcctctgtttttgtttagaaAGTAAAGCAGTGCGCGCACAGATGAGTCACCGCTGGGGGGTCCACGTCAGTGCGCGGCTCTGCGGGTCTGCAGGGTCTCTGCCCGGTCCGCGTGCCTCGGTCACCTTCTCGACGATGTGTGGTGGTGACGCGCGCGGAGACGAGTGCGCGTGAGTGACGgacagagcgtgtgtgtgtgtgtgtttgtgtgcgtgagTCTGTCTCATGCAGGATGTCCGCGGAGCTCCGGCTCCAGCTCAGCCGGTCTTCATGACGCTGCGAGCGGCCTCGTCATGCGTCTCGTGCCCGCTCCGCGCGCTCAGTCTCTCCGgctgctcttcctcttcctcttcgtgATGGGGGTCGCCCCCTCCCCCGCGCTCACGGCCGGATGTCCGGACCGCTGCGTGTGTGACGACCAGCTGGTGGTCCAGTGCGCGGGGCAGGACCTGCTGCAGTTCCCCGCGGACCTGCCGCTGGCCACGCGGCAACTCATCCTCTCCAACAACCGGATCGGTGACCTGCCCGCGCTGCAGCTCAACTACCTGTCCGACTTGGTCTACCTGGACTGCAGCAACAACTCTCTAAGCGAGATCTCAGAGTCAACATTCGGGAACCTGCGGAAGCTGGCTTACCTTGACCTGTCTTTCAACGTGCTGCTGCAGGTCGAGGACCGGACGTTCGGTCCGCTGGCGTCTCTGGTGATGCTGCGGCTGACGGACAACCCGGGGCTGGCAGAGATCCATCCGGACGCCTTCTCGGAGAACCTGGCCCTGCAGGTCCTGGATGTGAGCCGGAATAATCTGACGGTCCTGAACATCAGCAGCTTGATCGCTCTGCCCGCGCTGCGCTCCCTGGGACTCAGCGGGAACCCCTGGAGCTGCGACTGCGACACTGAGGACCTGTGTCTGTGGGTCCGTATAGAGGGCTACAAGTTTCAAggtgaacacaaaaacacaccgaCTTTTTGAACTCAGAGTTTGCTTGAAGTTGGATACATGTGTAAAAGTgaactaaatgtgtgtgtgtgtgtgtgtgtgtgtgtgtgtgtgtgtgtgtgtgtgtgtgtgtgtgtgtgtgtgtgtttgtgagtgcgtgtgcgtgtgtgtgtgtgtgtgtgcgtgcgtgcgtgtgcgtgtgcgtgtgtgtgtgcgtgtgtgtgtgtgcgttcgtTCGTTCGTTCGTGCGCAAAGGCAATTCAAGGTCTCCTCACGTGTGTCTGTCACTTTTGATCTTTTAGATAATTTGATTCTGGCTAATCCCTTTGGCGGTGGGGTATTACTTTCTTTTATGTTATGgatgcacgcgcacacacactcacgaaCAATCACTTCGGCCTGAGGTGCAGACGTTTCATGATCGAGCCCAAAAAAACCTGAACTGTTCTGCTCCCATgaaccacacagagagagggagagggggagagagagagagagtgtgtgtgtgtgtgtgtgtgtgtgcatgaaagaCAGCGATAGAATGATAAATGGACCTCGGACTTGTGCAGTTATTTTCTACTCTTCTGAGAgcttaaagcacttttacactacatgtcacattcacacaccgctgatgCAGTGTTGGGGGTTCAGTATCTTGCTCAAGGACAttttgtggctgcaggagctgggaatcaaactCCCCACCTTCAGTTTGAGAGGTGACCCGCTCTCCCACTGAGCCACGGCTGCTTTAATAAGTTAAAC from Labrus mixtus chromosome 3, fLabMix1.1, whole genome shotgun sequence carries:
- the LOC132959349 gene encoding leucine-rich repeat-containing protein 52-like; this translates as MRLVPAPRAQSLRLLFLFLFVMGVAPSPALTAGCPDRCVCDDQLVVQCAGQDLLQFPADLPLATRQLILSNNRIGDLPALQLNYLSDLVYLDCSNNSLSEISESTFGNLRKLAYLDLSFNVLLQVEDRTFGPLASLVMLRLTDNPGLAEIHPDAFSENLALQVLDVSRNNLTVLNISSLIALPALRSLGLSGNPWSCDCDTEDLCLWVRIEGYKFQDEGQTVCSSPPELIGQRLAEVGMQLRADCHQGLGYWDYLFFIAIGFVIFSAGTVSAWVMGVLMVLYERYTKRKSEELDSDDEEERGGLGGGGGGENQENGDLNKPNMQV
- the echdc2 gene encoding enoyl-CoA hydratase domain-containing protein 2, mitochondrial gives rise to the protein MSALLRRLSGQHVSFRPMLPLNLRETREQTSALILRDGAARHTGEGRWNSPAQSRRQHTEAADPLEVDLKRLEGEDDGIVEVLMCRHKARNALGHVFVSQMRVLVSCLSSDQAARVVVFRSSVPGVFCAGADLKERSQMDHTQSDLFVHSLRSLMTQIALLPMPTIAAVDGVAVGGGLELALACDLRTAASSAQMGLIETTRGLLPGAGGSQRLPRTVGIPLAKELIFTGRCVDGVSALQMGLVNRSVDQNQTGDAAYREALSLAREILPQAPLAVGLAKEAINRGMEVNMSSAMAIERMCYAQVIPTRDRQEGMAAFIEKRPPRYTGE